One genomic region from Anopheles bellator chromosome 2, idAnoBellAS_SP24_06.2, whole genome shotgun sequence encodes:
- the LOC131207252 gene encoding phenoloxidase 8-like encodes MALDNNTIFRGLLQKPYEPMFVPKSDGKIYYDLPDIYLTDEYRPFGPAIQNRFNMDAEIRVPFPNITAPNLSFADVVKRRDAFSVFNPAHRRASSQLIQLFLDQPDPARLSAVAAYVRDRINAPLFQYALSVALIHRDDTRDVQIPSFLELFPDRYVDPAVFPQLREQGNLLDSGNRVAIDIPPNYTASERIEDQRVAYWREDVGVSLHHWHWHLVYPSSGPDRVVRKDRRGELFYHMHQQTIARYNIERYANGLAKIRSYSQLRETIPEAYFPKIIRSSDGRAYSPRYPDQVLKDVNRTADESTVRISEMEVWIKRILDAIDSGVAVRTNGDRVPLDNKDGIDILADMVEASTLSINFNFYGDYHQNGHVMLGYIHDPDASYLEGVGVMGDLTTTMRDPIFYRWHQHIDEIFVRHKQRLPAYTHSELDFSNILIDSFEVQLNRQNAPKNVLLTFWQRTQFDLGTGLDFVPQGNLFVTFTHIQHAPFTYRIQATNRGNTLKKGTVRLFLGPTVDHRRQAMPFSAQRRHMVELDKFTVNLRPGSNSIIRRSEQSNLTIPYEQTFRNIAKSSQPGTEAFQFCNCGWPAHMLLPKGSADGLGYDFFAMISDYSQDRVEDINENEVCSDAHMFCGLRDRRYPDARSMGYPFDRFTSESVRSLQEFTSPYKNMATTPVTIRFTNTVIART; translated from the exons ATGGCTTTGGACAACAATACCATTTTCCGTGGATTACTCCAGAAACCGTACGAGCCAATGTTTGTGCCAAAATCGGATGGAAAGATTTACTACGATCTACCGGACATTTATCTAACCGACGAATATCGTCCTTTCGGGCCAGCGATACAGAACCGCTTCAACATGGATGCGGAAATACGTGTTCCGTTTCCCAACATTACGGCACCGAATCTGTCGTTTGCTGACGTCGTGAAACGTCGCGATGCTTTCTCAGTGTTTAATCCCGCACACCGCCGAGCGTCGAGTCAGCTGATCCAGCTGTTTCTTGATCAACCGGATCCTGCTCGCCTCAGTGCCGTAGCAGCGTACGTCCGCGATCGGATAAACGCTCCCCTCTTCCAGTACGCACTCTCCGTTGCACTGATCCATCGAGACGACACGCGCGACGTACAGATTCCGAGTTTTCTGGAACTATTTCCGGATCGCTACGTGGACCCGGCCGTGTTTCCTCAGCTGCGCGAGCAGGGCAATCTGTTGGACAGCGGCAACAGGGTTGCCATTGACATCCCGCCAAACTACACCGCATCGGAACGTATCGAGGATCAGCGCGTGGCGTACTGGAGAGAAGACGTTGGCGTCAGCTTGCACCATTGGCATTGGCATCTGGTGTATCCGTCCTCCGGGCCCGATCGAGTCGTGAGGAAAGATCGTCGCGGCGAACTGTTTTATCACATGCATCAGCAAACGATTGCCCGGTACAACATCGAGCGATACGCCAATGGGTTAGCGAAAATCCGATCGTACAGTCAGCTGCGCGAAACTATTCCGGAAGCGTATTTTCCCAAAATCATAAGAAGTTCCGACGGCCGCGCATACTCGCCCCGCTATCCTGACCAAGTGTTGAAG GACGTAAATCGCACGGCAGATGAGTCTACTGTAAGAATTTCGGAAATGGAGGTGTGGATCAAAAGGATACTCGATGCCATCGATAGCGGGGTTGCAGTGAGG ACCAATGGAGACAGGGTGCCACTCGATAACAAGGATGGGATAGATATCCTCGCTGATATGGTGGAAGCCAGCACACTTTCCATAAACTTCAACTTTTATGGCGACTACCACCAAAACGGACACGTAATGCTAGGGTACATACACGACCCGGATGCCTCTTACCTGGAGGGTGTTGGCGTTATGGGCGATCTTACTACGACTATGCGCGATCCTATTTTCTATCGCTGGCATCAGCACATCGATGAGATCTTCGTCCGCCACAAGCAACGCCTTCCGGCCTACACACATTCGGAG CTGGATTTTAGCAATATATTGATCGACTCGTTCGAAGTACAGCTTAACAGACAGAATGCTCCGAAAAATGTGCTTCTGACGTTTTGGCAACGGACCCAGTTCGATCTCGGCACGGGGCTAGATTTCGTTCCACAAGGAAACCTTTTCGTGACCTTCACACACATCCAACACGCTCCGTTCACGTATCGCATTCAAGCCACCAACCGTGGAAATACCTTAAAGAAAGGAACCGTTCGACTGTTTTTAGGTCCAACCGTAGATCATCGCCGACAGGCCATGCCTTTCAGTGCCCAACGTAGGCATATGGTGGAGCTGGACAAGTTTACTGTGAATT TGCGTCCTGGTAGCAACTCGATCATCCGACGGTCGGAACAATCAAATTTGACCATTCCGTATGAACAAACGTTCCGTAACATCGCCAAGTCCAGCCAACCAGGCACTGAGGCATTCCAGTTCTGCAACTGTGGTTGGCCGGCAcacatgctgctgccgaaggGTTCTGCGGACGGCCTGGGGTATGACTTTTTTGCGATGATTTCCGATTACAGCCAGGACCGTGTGGAGGACATCAACGA GAACGAGGTTTGCAGTGACGCACATATGTTTTGCGGGCTCCGCGATCGTCGTTACCCAGATGCGCGCAGCATGGGATATCCGTTTGATCGGTTCACCTCGGAATCCGTACGAAGTCTGCAGGAGTTCACTTCGCCGTATAAAAACATGGCGACAACGCCGGTTACGATTCGTTTCACGAATACTGTGATTGCTCGAACGTGA